One Ricinus communis isolate WT05 ecotype wild-type chromosome 2, ASM1957865v1, whole genome shotgun sequence DNA segment encodes these proteins:
- the LOC8265004 gene encoding UPF0301 protein CCA_00630 isoform X1: protein MDPWGAQVKSWSQNPYWVRNYSSMMVIPDQLNSAIFGKVRLLEISLLRRNLSSSSNGYHSFVIRAMAKKNNNNNGNGDRPNPEGDGLKGSNSSDSKKSNDSASQKSHRVNLDWREFRAKMVIQEQAEIAEIDAANQVITPRDSKPLGLKWAHPISVPETGCVLVATEKLDGVRTFERTVVLLLRSGTRHPQEGPFGVVINRPLNKKIKHMKPTNKELATTFADCSLHFGGPLEASMFLLQTGEKEKLPGFEEVIPGLCFGARNSLDEAAALVKKGVLKPQDFRFFVGYAGWQLDQLREEIESDYWYVASCSSNLICGNSSDSSSESLWEEILQLMGGHYSELSRKPKQDM from the exons ATGGATCCATGGGGAGCGCAAGTGAAGAGTTGGAGTCAAAACCCATATTGGGTAAGGAATTATTCTTCGATGATGGTGATTCCTGATCAACTCAATTCCGCAATTTTCGGAAAAGTTCGGTTACTTGAGATCAGCCTTTTGCGACgcaacctttcttcttcctctaatGGGTACCATTCCTTTGTTATCAGAGCCATGGCTAAGaagaataataacaataacg GAAATGGTGATCGACCTAATCCAGAAGGAGATGGTCTTAAAGGAAGTAATTCTTCTGATAGCAAAAAGTCTAATGACAGTGCTTCCCAGAAGTCTCATCGTGTGAATCTGGACTGGCGAGAGTTCAGAGCAAAAATGGTTATCCAAGAGCAg GCAGAGATTGCAGAGATTGATGCTGCTAACCAAGTAATTACGCCCCGAGATTCCAAACCACTTGGCCTGAAATGGGCCCATCCTATTTCAGTACCTGAGACTGGCTGCGTCCTTGTTGCCACAGAAAAACTTGATGGAGTGCGCACCTTTGAGAGGACAGTTGTTCTCCTTCTGAGATCAGGAACTAGACATCCGCAGGAGGGGCCATTTGGAGTTGTCATAAACCGGCCGCTGAACAAAAAGATCAAACACATGAAGCCCacgaataaagaacttgcgacCACTTTTGCAGATTGTTCTTTACATTTTGGCGGGCCTCTTGAGGCAAGCATGTTTTTGTTACAAACAGGAGAGAAGGAAAAGCTTCCTGGTTTTGAAGAAGTGATCCCTGGCTTATGCTTTGGTGCGAGAAATAGCTTGGATGAAGCAGCAGCACTTGTGAAGAAAGGAGTCCTGAAGCCTCAGGATTTCAGATTCTTTGTTGGTTACGCCGGGTGGCAGCTAGATCAGTTAAGGGAGGAGATTGAATCAGACTATTGGTATGTAGCCTCGTGTAGTTCAAACTTGATTTGCGGGAATTCGTCAGATTCATCATCGGAGAGTCTGTGGGAGGAGATTTTGCAGCTAATGGGTGGTCATTACTCAGAACTGAGCCGAAAGCCGAAGCAAGACATGTAG
- the LOC8265004 gene encoding UPF0301 protein Cag_1601 isoform X2, with product MLLCWTALGIGICCHGSTLGNGDRPNPEGDGLKGSNSSDSKKSNDSASQKSHRVNLDWREFRAKMVIQEQAEIAEIDAANQVITPRDSKPLGLKWAHPISVPETGCVLVATEKLDGVRTFERTVVLLLRSGTRHPQEGPFGVVINRPLNKKIKHMKPTNKELATTFADCSLHFGGPLEASMFLLQTGEKEKLPGFEEVIPGLCFGARNSLDEAAALVKKGVLKPQDFRFFVGYAGWQLDQLREEIESDYWYVASCSSNLICGNSSDSSSESLWEEILQLMGGHYSELSRKPKQDM from the exons ATGCTTTTGTGCTGGACAGCTTTGGGCATTGGAATATGTTGTCATGGAAGTACCTTGG GAAATGGTGATCGACCTAATCCAGAAGGAGATGGTCTTAAAGGAAGTAATTCTTCTGATAGCAAAAAGTCTAATGACAGTGCTTCCCAGAAGTCTCATCGTGTGAATCTGGACTGGCGAGAGTTCAGAGCAAAAATGGTTATCCAAGAGCAg GCAGAGATTGCAGAGATTGATGCTGCTAACCAAGTAATTACGCCCCGAGATTCCAAACCACTTGGCCTGAAATGGGCCCATCCTATTTCAGTACCTGAGACTGGCTGCGTCCTTGTTGCCACAGAAAAACTTGATGGAGTGCGCACCTTTGAGAGGACAGTTGTTCTCCTTCTGAGATCAGGAACTAGACATCCGCAGGAGGGGCCATTTGGAGTTGTCATAAACCGGCCGCTGAACAAAAAGATCAAACACATGAAGCCCacgaataaagaacttgcgacCACTTTTGCAGATTGTTCTTTACATTTTGGCGGGCCTCTTGAGGCAAGCATGTTTTTGTTACAAACAGGAGAGAAGGAAAAGCTTCCTGGTTTTGAAGAAGTGATCCCTGGCTTATGCTTTGGTGCGAGAAATAGCTTGGATGAAGCAGCAGCACTTGTGAAGAAAGGAGTCCTGAAGCCTCAGGATTTCAGATTCTTTGTTGGTTACGCCGGGTGGCAGCTAGATCAGTTAAGGGAGGAGATTGAATCAGACTATTGGTATGTAGCCTCGTGTAGTTCAAACTTGATTTGCGGGAATTCGTCAGATTCATCATCGGAGAGTCTGTGGGAGGAGATTTTGCAGCTAATGGGTGGTCATTACTCAGAACTGAGCCGAAAGCCGAAGCAAGACATGTAG
- the LOC8265005 gene encoding probable serine/threonine-protein kinase At1g09600 — protein sequence MGCICSKGAADEEVHDNENERQKENEFDKSSVQLVAPVHSKKGDDFVVDHGRKDGSGRNVSKANAGAAIVPLDGGEKNAHFVDASSRGRHHQRRATMDLGSSGSQQHHGFRLTALPLAAENELIIAGWPQWLTSAAGEAIKGSVPLRADSYEKLEKIGQGTYSSVYKARELDTGKIVAMKKVRFMNMDPESVRFMAREIHILRKLDHPNVMKLEGIVTSRMSGSLYLVFQYMEHDLAGLAAKPGIKFSESQIKCYMQQLLHGLEHCHSRGVLHRDIKGSNLLIDDKGVLKIGDFGLATLYQPDQNQALTSRVVTLWYRAPELLLGATEYGVAIDMWSVGCILAELFAGKPIMPGRTEVEQMHKIFKLCGSPSEDYWQKTKLPHATSFKPQLSYKRCVAETFKNIPPSALSLVDKLLSMEPEARGSATSALSSEFFNREPFPCDPSCLPKYPPSKELDAKVREEEARRKREEAGKVRGAESVRRGSRDLKAESPEFIPQGQTKTTSTSYKYDIQEDGGSGFRIEPPRGAKHLVISQCSSMIHPCAVQSSINKNVGSSRHNNMESRTEKSHKPQAAIDVSISSIKKDERVHAKDNNLGYVRRKNRINYSGPLLPPGGNIEEILKEHERQIQHAVRKARLEKSGTKSNLDG from the exons ATGGGCTGCATCTGCTCCAAAGGAGCTGCAGATGAAGAAGTACATGATAATGAAAATGAGAGACAGAAAGAGAATGAATTTGACAAATCATCGGTACAATTGGTTGCTCCAGTTCACTCCAAGAAAGGGGATGATTTTGTAGTAGATCACGGGAGGAAAGATGGTTCTGGACGTAATGTTTCAAAGGCAAATGCAGGGGCTGCTATTGTTCCATTGGATGGTGGAGAAAAGAATGCTCACTTTGTTGATGCATCTTCCAGAGGCCGTCATCATCAGAGACGGGCAACAATGGATTTGGGGTCTAGTGGAAGTCAGCAGCATCATGGGTTTAGGCTAACTGCCCTGCCTCTTGCTGCTGAAAATGAGCTTATCATTGCAGGATGGCCACAATGGTTAACCTCAGCTGCTGGTGAAGCCATCAAAGGTTCGGTGCCTCTGCGAGCAGATTCATATGAGAAACTAGAAAAG ATTGGACAAGGAACTTATAGCAGTGTGTATAAGGCTCGTGAGCTTGACACTGGGAAAATTGTTGCAATGAAGAAGGTTCGCTTTATGAATATGGATCCGGAAAGCGTCCGATTTATGGCTAGAGAAATCCACATTTTGCGTAAACTTGACCATCCAAATGTTATGAAGCTTGAAGGTATAGTCACTTCGAGGATGTCTGGGAGCTTGTACCTTGTCTTCCAGTATATGGAGCATGACCTTGCTGGGCTTGCAGCAAAACCTGGCATTAAATTTAGCGAATCTCAG ATTAAATGTTACATGCAACAACTTCTTCATGGGCTTGAACACTGCCATAGTCGGGGTGTATTACACCGAGACATCAAAGGTTCAAATCTACTTATTGATGATAAAGGAGTACTCAAGATTGGAGACTTTGGCCTAGCAACACTTTACCAGCCTGATCAAAATCAAGCATTAACAAGCCGTGTTGTAACTCTCTGGTATAGGGCACCTGAGCTCTTACTTGGAGCTACAGAATATGGAGTTGCTATAGATATGTGGAGTGTTGGTTGCATTCTTGCTGAATTATTTGCAGGGAAGCCTATTATGCCAGGAAGAACAGAG GTAGAGCAAATGCATAAGATTTTTAAGCTTTGTGGTTCACCCTCTGAAGACTATTGGCAAAAAACAAAACTGCCCCATGCAACAAGTTTCAAACCTCAACTGTCTTACAAACGTTGTGTTGCGGAAACATTCAAAAACATCCCTCCTTCAGCTTTGTCCCTTGTTGATAAGCTACTCTCAATGGAACCAGAAGCTCGGGGATCAGCAACTTCAGCTCTGAGCAGCGAG TTCTTCAATAGAGAGCCCTTCCCTTGCGATCCATCATGTCTACCAAAATATCCTCCATCTAAGGAGCTTGATGCAAAGGTTCGAGAAGAAGAAGCAAGAAG GAAAAGAGAAGAGGCAGGAAAAGTACGTGGAGCTGAATCTGTTAGAAGAGGTTCAAGAGACCTTAAGGCAGAGTCACCAGAATTCATTCCTCAGGGACAGACAAAAACCACAAGCACAAGTTATAAATATGATATCCAGGAGGATGGTGGTTCTGGTTTCCGAATTGAACCTCCCAGAGGAGCTAAACATCTTGTTATCTCTCAGTGTAGTTCCATGATTCACCCTTGTGCAGTACAATCTTCAATAAATAAGAATGTAGGCTCTTCAAGACATAATAATATGGAATCAAGGACAGAGAAATCTCACAAACCTCAGGCTGCCATAGACGTCTCTATCTCCTCTATCAAGAAGGATGAAAGAGTGCATGCCAAAGATAACAACTTG GGGTATGTTCGCAGGAAAAACAGGATCAACTACTCAGGACCATTGCTGCCTCCAGGGGGAAACATTGAGGAAATACTCAAAGAACATGAGAGACAAATCCAACATGCTGTCCGCAAAGCACGACTTGAGAAGTCAGGCACCAAAAGTAACCTTGATGGTTAG